GTTTTATTGTGAATTcgagttaagaattttttttcgagaacggttaaaaaattaaatcaggaGTAAGTAAGCTAAtgtcaataaacttttttgtactGGTCAATATAgtgattcaattttatttgattttaccaCTCATTTTGATGTCCGTTAAGTCAATAAATCGTGTCAAATCTATAGATTTCGGCTACAGCTCATTGTATAACGCGAAATATCGTGAAAAAATGCAAGTCACCTGCAGTAGGTACATTAATTCAGGTCCGTGGGCAGGAGATCGTTCATGGTCTCTGTAATGCCTTTCCTTTCCAATAAATAAGCAGaccagatttttaaaacaataaaacttaactttatttaaaaacaaaagaaataggCATTGTTTTCCAGTAAGAGCTTCCAGCTCTTAGAATACCAAGGGAGACCCTCTCCCGATTATATCAAACATACATCTACCTTTCTCTCTCTCGCATCCCTCCGACGGGATGACAAAATGCGCCAAGTGCGCCTTAAAAGGTCGCCAAACAGTTGCCAACCATTACAGTCTCCACCGTTAAATGTGGTAACACTAAcggtgataattttttttccggggATTCCCCAACGACACTTGTAGCGTATCATTGTGtttctctttccttttattttacttttaacgtcGTCAGTGAACAGTGAGTACCTACCTACTCGAGCACAATCTAATattgtattgtttaaataaattagaaaactaaaattatggaTAAAAAGAAGAAACCCAGTGGTGCATTTAAACGCAAACAACGCCAAGAAAGAGAAGatagtaaacaaaaattgcCCAAAATTGACAAGTTTTTTAGTCAGCCTTCTGCAAGTACATCTGgccaaaatatttctattgataGTGACTCAAATAATGTGGTAACTGCAGTGTTGGTTGAGAAGCCTACTGAAGAAGATTCGACAATTATTGCAGTTGGAGATACCTCCGCCGCCGATCATGTGAACGTGGATGATGTTTGCATGACACACATAAGAGCGGAGGGTTTGGAGGAACCACAGACCTCtacatttttcgaaaatgtgTACGACAAATCTTCTTATGACTTGGGAAACTTCACGAACAAGATATTAAGTGATAACGAAAAACGTCAAATTCTTGATATGGGGCCTTTACAGCCTTCAGGACCTTTTCCAACAGACATCAACCAGAACAATAGGTGTTTTTCAAAATCGTACTACGTTTCGTGTTATAAATATGGGCCAGTTAATCGTTTTTGGTTGCGTTATTCCAAAATACTAGACGCTGCCTATTGTCAACCCTGCTGGTTATTTGCTTCACAAAGGAATAATGTTTGGTGTACGGGAATTCGAGATTGGAAGCATTTATCAGAGAGAATTAAACAACACAGTTGTTCGAGTGGCCATTCGGAAGCATGTGCTGTGTAtgaattttggagaaaaaaaacgataCTAATACTATCGACAaggaattgaaaatgaaattcgcAAAGAAGCATCATTTTGGAAAATGGTTCTTCAAAGGTTATTCGATATCGTACTTACCCTAGTAAAGAGTTCTTTGGCTTTGAGAGGACATCAAGAAGACTTAAGTCAGAAAGGATACCATGGAAATTTTCTGTCTTTTGTAGAGCTTGTCGCCCGATATGATCACATTTTGCGGCAAGTTTTGGATATGCccaaaagtaataataattatatctaagttttttttatcgttttattttgtttataattaccAACTGTTTAATGTcaggacttttttgaaattgtgtttttttatgtttttaggaTCTACAAGATATCTGAGTGCaacaattcaaaatgaaatgattgAGAGCTTGGGGACCAAACTCGAAACCCATCTACTAGAACAAATTAGAGCGTCACCGCTTTTTGCCATCATAATGGATACGGCACAGGACATATCGAAGGTAGATCAGCTAAGCATTGTTGTGAGGTATGCAGTAATAACCAGATCGGAAAATGGACAGCCAATTGATATAGAAGTAAAAGAAGTGTTTCTAGGCTTTTATGCAGCTATTAAACATGGCTCAGTAGATTTAGTCAACCAAGTGACAACattatttatcaacaaaaatattgatttaaaaaaatgtgtgggGCAAGGCTATGATGGAGCCAGTGTGATGAGTGGTGTGTATAATGGTGTACAAAAACATATTAAGGATATCCAGCCTAACGCAGAGTACGTACATTGTGCcactcataatttaaatttggtgataAATGATGCCGTTAGCAGTTGTGTggaaatacagatttttttcgcAACGTTGCAAGATTTGTATAACTTTTTCGGAAACAGCATCAAACGTTGGGATCTACTGTCAAAATTCACTGGCGAATCGGACACCActctaaaaaaactaaatccgACTAGATGGTCCAGTAGGGTCAATACGATATCTGCAATAAAACTtcgttattttgatattatcaaAGCATTATCAGAAATAGTTCTAAAGAGTCCTAATAAAGATGAGCGTAGTGAAGCAGAGAgtagtaaaacaaaaatgctaaatttcgAGTTCGTGTTGCTTTGCGAATTCATGCACAGTGTATTGAACGACATCAGTTATGCATccaaaactttacaaaaatgcGACATCAATTTGGGCGAGGCGAGTAAAGTTTTAGCAGAGACCAAAGCAAAGTTGcaaatttatagaaatgatTTCGAATTATTCAAGTGCAAAGCCAGTGAAACTGCAAGAAAATATGGTATTGAtacccattttcaagaaaaaaggcaaagaaaagttaaaaaacattttgatgaatTAGCTGCTGATCACCGATTTCCAAaccgagaaaaaatatttaaaattgagattttcaaTAATGTACTAGACACAGTAATATCTCAATTAGATACACGTTTTATTGGTATGAGTGCAGTCTGTCATATATTCGATTTTCTAACaccaacatttttattacatgttgATGAAGCAACTTTATTACAAAAGTGTGACGAAttccaaagaaaatattcagataTAATAGGCCCTAGTTTTTcacttcaatttattaatatttaccacCTAGTTTTACCTCAACTAACTCAAGCATGGACTGTTCACCAATTATGTAAGGAAATAATGAGCAAATATGGAGTGCTAGAATGCGACCTAACGGAAGTATTTACAGCAATGTTATTATTCTTTACAATTCCTGTCACTTCTGCAGCAGCTGAAAGGtcatttagcaaattaaaaataataaaaaattatttaagaaataatatgggCCAAACTCGACTCCGACATTTATCGCTAATagcaattgaaaacaaaaccGCATCAAGCCTGGATTTAAACGAAGTCATTGATACTTTTGCGAAAACTAAAGCtaggaaaaaattgtaaatataattgttatttagtcAGTTGGTAGGCCCGACCTTTATATAATAAACCC
This region of Parasteatoda tepidariorum isolate YZ-2023 chromosome X1, CAS_Ptep_4.0, whole genome shotgun sequence genomic DNA includes:
- the LOC122269443 gene encoding uncharacterized protein: MDKKKKPSGAFKRKQRQEREDSKQKLPKIDKFFSQPSASTSGQNISIDSDSNNVVTAVLVEKPTEEDSTIIAVGDTSAADHVNVDDVCMTHIRAEGLEEPQTSTFFENVYDKSSYDLGNFTNKILSDNEKRQILDMGPLQPSGPFPTDINQNNRCFSKSYYVSCYKYGPVNRFWLRYSKILDAAYCQPCWLFASQRNNVWCTGIRDWKHLSERIKQHSCSSGHSEACAVYEFWRKKTILILSTRN
- the LOC110282030 gene encoding zinc finger MYM-type protein 1-like, with the translated sequence MVLQRLFDIVLTLVKSSLALRGHQEDLSQKGYHGNFLSFVELVARYDHILRQVLDMPKRSTRYLSATIQNEMIESLGTKLETHLLEQIRASPLFAIIMDTAQDISKVDQLSIVVRYAVITRSENGQPIDIEVKEVFLGFYAAIKHGSVDLVNQVTTLFINKNIDLKKCVGQGYDGASVMSGVYNGVQKHIKDIQPNAEYVHCATHNLNLVINDAVSSCVEIQIFFATLQDLYNFFGNSIKRWDLLSKFTGESDTTLKKLNPTRWSSRVNTISAIKLRYFDIIKALSEIVLKSPNKDERSEAESSKTKMLNFEFVLLCEFMHSVLNDISYASKTLQKCDINLGEASKVLAETKAKLQIYRNDFELFKCKASETARKYGIDTHFQEKRQRKVKKHFDELAADHRFPNREKIFKIEIFNNVLDTVISQLDTRFIGMSAVCHIFDFLTPTFLLHVDEATLLQKCDEFQRKYSDIIGPSFSLQFINIYHLVLPQLTQAWTVHQLCKEIMSKYGVLECDLTEVFTAMLLFFTIPVTSAAAERSFSKLKIIKNYLRNNMGQTRLRHLSLIAIENKTASSLDLNEVIDTFAKTKARKKL